A window from Pseudomonas sp. MRSN 12121 encodes these proteins:
- a CDS encoding MotA/TolQ/ExbB proton channel family protein produces the protein MWELVKSGGWMMLPIILSSIVAVAIVAERLWTLRASRVTPPHLLGQVWRWIKDKQLNKDKLKELRAHSPLGEILAAGLANSKHGREIMKECIEEAAARVIHELERYLNALGTIAAMAPLLGLLGTVLGMIDIFSSFMGSGMTTNAHVLAGGISKALITTASGLMVGIPAVFFHRFLQRRVDELVVGMEQEAIKLVEVVQGDRDVDLAEGKA, from the coding sequence GTGTGGGAATTGGTCAAATCCGGCGGCTGGATGATGTTGCCGATCATTCTGAGCTCCATCGTCGCGGTGGCCATCGTCGCCGAGCGCCTGTGGACCCTGCGGGCCAGCCGCGTCACGCCGCCGCATCTGCTGGGGCAGGTGTGGCGCTGGATCAAGGACAAACAGCTCAATAAGGACAAGCTCAAGGAACTGCGCGCCCATTCTCCCCTGGGAGAAATCCTCGCCGCGGGCCTGGCCAACTCCAAGCATGGTCGCGAGATCATGAAGGAGTGCATCGAAGAGGCCGCCGCCCGGGTCATCCATGAACTGGAGCGCTACCTCAACGCCCTGGGCACCATCGCCGCCATGGCCCCGCTGCTGGGCCTGCTGGGTACGGTGCTGGGCATGATCGATATTTTCAGCTCGTTCATGGGCTCGGGCATGACCACCAACGCCCATGTTCTGGCGGGTGGTATTTCCAAGGCGCTGATCACCACCGCGTCCGGACTGATGGTCGGTATTCCGGCGGTGTTCTTCCACCGCTTCCTGCAACGCCGGGTCGATGAGCTGGTGGTGGGCATGGAGCAGGAAGCCATCAAGCTGGTCGAAGTGGTGCAGGGCGACCGCGACGTCGACCTGGCCGAGGGCAAAGCGTGA
- a CDS encoding ABC transporter ATP-binding protein translates to MSSALSIRQLTKTYGNGFQALSGIDLDVAEGDFFALLGPNGAGKSTTIGILSTLVNKTSGTVNVFGHDLDREPAALKRCIGVVPQEFNFNQFEKTFDIVVTQAGYYGIPSKIAKERAEQYLTQLGLWDKRDVPSRSLSGGMKRRLMIARALVHEPRLLILDEPTAGVDIELRRSMWTFLTELNQKGITIILTTHYLEEAEQLCRNIGIIDHGTIVENTSMRQLLSQLHVETFLLDLKTDMKVAPQLVGYPSRLVDSHTLEVQVDKVVGITALFGQLAQQNIEVLSLRNKTNRLEELFVSLVEKNLSKVAV, encoded by the coding sequence ATGAGTTCCGCTCTGTCCATCCGGCAGTTAACCAAAACCTACGGCAACGGTTTCCAGGCCCTGAGTGGTATCGATCTGGATGTCGCCGAAGGTGACTTCTTCGCCTTGCTCGGCCCCAACGGTGCCGGCAAATCCACCACCATCGGCATTCTCTCGACCCTGGTGAACAAGACCAGCGGCACGGTCAATGTCTTCGGCCATGACCTGGACCGCGAGCCCGCCGCGCTCAAGCGTTGCATCGGCGTGGTGCCGCAGGAATTCAACTTCAACCAGTTCGAGAAGACCTTCGATATCGTCGTGACCCAGGCCGGTTACTACGGCATCCCGAGCAAGATCGCCAAGGAACGGGCCGAGCAGTACCTGACGCAGCTCGGCTTGTGGGACAAGCGCGACGTGCCTTCGCGTTCGCTGTCCGGCGGCATGAAGCGCCGCCTGATGATTGCCCGCGCCCTGGTGCACGAGCCGCGCCTGCTGATCCTCGACGAGCCGACCGCTGGCGTGGACATCGAGCTGCGCCGCTCGATGTGGACCTTCCTCACCGAGCTGAACCAGAAAGGCATCACCATCATCCTCACCACCCATTACCTGGAAGAGGCCGAGCAGCTGTGCCGCAACATCGGCATCATCGACCACGGCACCATCGTCGAGAACACCAGCATGCGCCAGCTGCTCAGCCAGCTGCATGTTGAAACCTTCCTGCTCGACCTGAAGACCGACATGAAGGTGGCGCCGCAACTGGTCGGCTATCCGAGCCGGCTGGTCGATAGCCATACCCTGGAAGTCCAGGTCGACAAGGTGGTGGGGATCACCGCGCTGTTCGGCCAGTTGGCCCAGCAGAACATCGAGGTTCTGAGCCTGCGTAACAAAACCAATCGCCTTGAGGAGTTGTTCGTGTCCCTGGTGGAGAAAAACCTGTCGAAGGTGGCGGTATGA
- a CDS encoding ABC transporter permease, translating into MTSELRPNLVALNTIVYREVRRFTRIWPQTLLPPAITMVLYFVIFGNLIGRQIGDMGGFTYMEYIVPGLIMMSVITNSYGNVVSSFFGSKFQRSIEELMVSPVSPHTILIGYTLGGVLRGLAVGVIVTLLSLFFTHLQVHHLGITLLVVVLTATIFSLLGFINAVFARNFDDISIIPTFVLTPLTYLGGVFYSISLLPPFWQTVSLANPVLHMVNAFRFGILGVSDIRISVAITFMLVATVALYFGCARLLVSGRGMRQ; encoded by the coding sequence ATGACATCCGAGCTGCGGCCCAACCTTGTTGCCCTGAACACCATCGTCTATCGCGAGGTCCGGCGTTTCACCCGGATCTGGCCGCAGACCCTGCTGCCACCGGCGATCACCATGGTTCTGTACTTCGTGATCTTCGGCAACCTGATCGGCCGGCAGATCGGCGACATGGGTGGCTTCACCTATATGGAGTACATCGTGCCGGGCCTGATCATGATGTCGGTGATCACCAACTCCTACGGCAACGTGGTCTCGAGTTTCTTCGGCAGCAAGTTCCAGCGTTCCATCGAGGAACTGATGGTGTCGCCGGTGTCGCCGCATACCATCCTGATCGGCTACACCCTGGGTGGCGTGCTGCGCGGCCTGGCGGTGGGCGTGATCGTGACCCTGCTGTCGCTGTTCTTCACCCACCTGCAGGTGCATCACCTGGGAATCACCTTGCTGGTGGTGGTCCTGACCGCGACCATCTTTTCGCTGCTGGGCTTTATCAACGCGGTGTTCGCACGCAATTTCGACGATATCTCGATCATCCCGACCTTCGTGCTGACCCCCCTGACTTACCTGGGCGGGGTGTTCTACTCCATCAGCCTGCTGCCGCCGTTCTGGCAGACGGTGTCGCTGGCCAACCCGGTGCTGCACATGGTCAACGCTTTCCGTTTCGGCATCCTGGGCGTTTCGGATATCCGCATCAGCGTGGCCATTACCTTCATGCTGGTCGCCACCGTGGCCCTGTACTTCGGTTGCGCTCGCCTGCTGGTGAGCGGGCGCGGCATGCGCCAGTAA
- the lpxK gene encoding tetraacyldisaccharide 4'-kinase has product MAMSDRLLAAWYDGHPALKLLQPLEWLYRRVVVRKRERFLAGESAVYQPPVPLVVVGNITVGGTGKTPLILWMIEHCQRSGLRVGVVSRGYGAKPPQLPWRVAAEQGADVAGDEPLLIVQRTGVPLMIDPDRSRAIRALLAAEPLDLILSDDGMQHYRMARDLELVLIDAARGLGNRRCLPAGPLREPVERLQSVDAVLFNGASEDREDGFAFRLMPTALVNLQSGERRGFEHFAPGQAVHAVAGIGNPQRFFTTLETLHWRPVPHAFADHAEYSAQALSFSPSLPLVMTEKDAVKCRAFAAGDWWYLAVDAVPSPAFVAWFDTQLMRLLPARLLP; this is encoded by the coding sequence ATGGCCATGTCCGATCGCTTGCTCGCTGCCTGGTACGACGGCCATCCCGCGCTGAAGCTGCTGCAGCCCCTGGAGTGGCTCTACCGGCGGGTAGTGGTGCGCAAGCGCGAACGCTTCCTGGCCGGGGAGAGTGCGGTCTACCAGCCGCCCGTGCCGCTGGTGGTGGTGGGCAACATCACCGTGGGCGGCACCGGCAAGACACCGCTGATCCTGTGGATGATCGAACACTGCCAGCGCAGCGGGCTGCGGGTCGGCGTGGTCAGCCGCGGTTATGGCGCCAAGCCGCCGCAACTGCCCTGGCGGGTCGCGGCCGAGCAGGGCGCCGACGTCGCTGGCGACGAGCCGCTGCTGATCGTCCAGCGTACCGGCGTGCCGCTGATGATCGATCCCGACCGCAGCCGCGCCATCCGCGCCTTGCTGGCCGCCGAGCCGCTGGACCTGATCCTCTCCGACGACGGCATGCAGCATTACCGCATGGCCCGCGATCTGGAACTGGTGCTGATCGATGCCGCGCGAGGGCTGGGCAACCGGCGCTGCCTGCCGGCCGGTCCGTTGCGTGAGCCCGTCGAGCGTCTGCAAAGCGTCGACGCGGTGCTGTTCAACGGCGCCAGCGAGGATCGCGAAGACGGTTTCGCCTTTCGCCTGATGCCCACCGCCCTGGTCAATCTGCAAAGCGGCGAACGCCGCGGGTTTGAGCATTTCGCGCCGGGGCAGGCGGTGCACGCGGTGGCCGGCATCGGCAACCCGCAACGTTTCTTCACTACCCTTGAAACGCTACACTGGCGGCCTGTCCCGCATGCTTTCGCCGACCACGCCGAATACAGCGCCCAGGCGCTGAGTTTCAGCCCTTCGCTGCCACTGGTCATGACCGAGAAAGACGCGGTGAAGTGCCGTGCTTTCGCGGCTGGCGACTGGTGGTACCTGGCGGTGGACGCTGTGCCATCCCCGGCCTTCGTGGCCTGGTTCGATACGCAGCTGATGCGGCTGTTGCCCGCTCGCCTGTTGCCTTAA
- a CDS encoding DUF2062 domain-containing protein: MPRRLFKRYMPDPTSIREHKSLRFLGTLLHDPNLWHLNRHSVARAMAVGLFAAFMPIPAQMLLAAALAVSVRGNLPIAVSLVWLTNPITMPPVFFCTYQVGAWLMNVPPRSLPDELTWEWISGELSTLWQPFLLGSVVAGLVLGALAYCLTMLYWRWWVGRQWRRRKQSRQ, from the coding sequence ATGCCCCGGCGCCTATTCAAACGCTACATGCCAGACCCGACCAGCATCAGGGAACACAAGTCCTTACGCTTTCTTGGCACCTTGCTGCACGACCCCAACCTCTGGCACCTCAACCGGCACTCCGTGGCACGCGCCATGGCGGTCGGCCTGTTCGCCGCCTTCATGCCGATCCCCGCGCAAATGTTGCTGGCCGCCGCCCTCGCCGTTTCGGTACGCGGCAACCTGCCGATTGCCGTGAGCCTGGTCTGGCTGACCAATCCGATCACCATGCCGCCGGTGTTCTTCTGCACCTATCAGGTCGGCGCCTGGCTGATGAATGTGCCACCGCGCAGCCTGCCCGACGAGCTGACCTGGGAATGGATCAGCGGCGAACTCTCGACCCTCTGGCAACCCTTCCTGCTGGGCTCGGTGGTGGCCGGCCTGGTGCTCGGCGCCCTCGCCTATTGCCTGACCATGCTGTACTGGCGCTGGTGGGTCGGCCGGCAATGGCGCCGCCGCAAGCAGAGCCGGCAGTAG
- a CDS encoding Trm112 family protein: MDTKLLDILACPICRGPLKLSADKTELISKGAGLAYPIRDGIPVMLESEARTLSTDERLDK; this comes from the coding sequence ATGGACACCAAACTGCTCGATATCCTCGCTTGCCCGATCTGCAGGGGACCGCTGAAGCTCAGCGCCGACAAGACCGAGCTGATCAGCAAGGGCGCAGGCCTCGCCTATCCGATTCGCGACGGCATCCCGGTCATGCTGGAAAGCGAGGCCCGCACCCTCAGCACCGACGAGCGCCTGGATAAATGA
- the kdsB gene encoding 3-deoxy-manno-octulosonate cytidylyltransferase, whose protein sequence is MTTAFTVVIPARFASTRLPGKPLQLIAGKPMIQHVWEQARKSAAQRVVVATDDARIVEACQGFGAEAVLTREDHNSGTDRLAEVATLLGLAADAIVVNVQGDEPLIPPAVIDQVAANLAAHTEARMATLAEPIEDVETLFNPNVVKVVSDLNGLALTFSRATLPWARDAFAKSRDLLPAGVPYRRHIGIYAYRAGFLHDFVGWGPCWLENTESLEQLRALWHGVRIHVADALEAPPAGVDTAEDLERVRRLLEA, encoded by the coding sequence ATGACCACAGCCTTTACCGTTGTCATTCCGGCGCGTTTCGCCTCCACCCGCCTGCCCGGCAAACCGCTGCAACTGATCGCCGGCAAGCCGATGATCCAGCACGTCTGGGAACAGGCCCGCAAGAGCGCCGCCCAGCGTGTGGTGGTGGCCACCGACGACGCGCGGATCGTCGAGGCATGCCAGGGTTTCGGCGCCGAAGCGGTACTGACCCGCGAGGACCATAATTCGGGCACCGATCGCCTGGCGGAAGTCGCCACTTTGCTGGGGCTTGCCGCGGATGCGATCGTGGTCAACGTCCAGGGCGACGAACCCTTGATCCCGCCGGCGGTGATCGACCAGGTGGCCGCCAACCTCGCGGCGCACACCGAAGCGCGAATGGCCACCCTGGCCGAGCCGATCGAAGACGTCGAGACCCTGTTCAATCCGAACGTGGTCAAGGTGGTCAGCGACCTCAACGGGCTGGCCCTGACCTTCAGTCGCGCCACCTTGCCCTGGGCCCGGGACGCCTTTGCGAAAAGCCGCGACCTGCTGCCGGCCGGCGTGCCTTATCGCCGTCATATCGGCATTTATGCCTACCGTGCCGGTTTCCTGCACGACTTCGTCGGCTGGGGCCCGTGCTGGCTGGAGAACACCGAGTCGCTGGAGCAGCTGCGAGCCCTGTGGCACGGCGTGCGCATCCACGTCGCCGATGCCCTGGAAGCGCCGCCGGCTGGCGTCGATACCGCCGAAGACCTTGAGCGCGTTCGTCGCCTGCTGGAGGCCTGA
- a CDS encoding biopolymer transporter ExbD, producing the protein MKFRRKPRETIDINLASLIDVVFILLLFFVVTTTFTRETQLRVDLPEAVSGSPAEDQQTKQLDIAISADGVFSVNNQVLPKSDLASLIDALQKESAGDTNLPLSISADGKTQHQAVITAMDAAGKLGFSHLRMTTVEAAPAP; encoded by the coding sequence GTGAAATTCCGCCGCAAGCCACGGGAAACCATCGATATCAACCTCGCGTCGTTGATCGACGTGGTGTTTATCCTGCTGCTGTTTTTCGTCGTGACCACCACCTTTACCCGGGAAACCCAGTTGCGCGTCGACCTGCCGGAGGCCGTCAGCGGTTCCCCGGCCGAAGATCAGCAGACCAAGCAACTGGATATCGCCATCAGCGCCGACGGGGTGTTTTCGGTGAACAACCAGGTGCTGCCCAAGAGCGACCTGGCCAGCCTGATCGACGCCTTGCAGAAGGAGTCGGCCGGCGACACCAACCTGCCGCTGTCCATCAGCGCCGACGGCAAGACCCAGCATCAGGCGGTCATCACCGCGATGGACGCCGCCGGCAAGCTCGGTTTCAGCCATCTGCGCATGACCACCGTCGAGGCGGCGCCAGCACCCTGA
- a CDS encoding transglutaminase family protein encodes MHEYLSPSRFIDSDHPAVVEFAETHRGASRDPLDQAVSLYYAVREAVRYNPYTFSLDPETLRGSHALATGESYCVPKATLLAGCARHCGIAARIGLADVRNHLSTPRLLELLRSDVFAMHGYTELYLQGRWVKATPAFNRKLCELFDVAPLEFDGRHDSVFHPFNRQGEQMMEYVLDHGQFADVPERFFFKHLEQCYPHLFGGQMPAMLGDMQGDLSQP; translated from the coding sequence ATGCACGAGTACCTGAGCCCCAGCCGCTTCATCGATAGTGACCACCCCGCGGTGGTGGAGTTCGCCGAAACTCATCGCGGCGCCAGCCGCGATCCGCTGGACCAGGCGGTCAGCCTCTACTACGCGGTGCGCGAAGCCGTGCGCTACAACCCCTACACCTTCAGCCTCGACCCCGAGACCCTGCGGGGCAGCCATGCCTTGGCCACCGGCGAAAGCTATTGCGTGCCCAAGGCCACCCTGCTCGCCGGTTGTGCGCGGCATTGCGGGATTGCGGCGCGCATCGGCCTGGCGGATGTGCGCAATCATCTGTCGACCCCGCGCCTGCTGGAATTGCTGCGCAGCGATGTCTTCGCCATGCACGGCTACACCGAGCTGTATCTGCAGGGGCGCTGGGTCAAGGCCACGCCGGCGTTCAACCGGAAACTCTGCGAGTTGTTCGACGTGGCGCCGCTGGAGTTCGATGGCCGCCACGACAGCGTGTTTCATCCCTTCAACCGCCAGGGGGAGCAGATGATGGAATATGTGCTGGATCACGGACAGTTCGCCGATGTGCCCGAAAGGTTTTTCTTCAAGCATCTGGAACAGTGCTACCCGCATCTGTTCGGCGGACAGATGCCGGCGATGCTGGGCGACATGCAGGGTGATTTGAGCCAGCCCTGA
- a CDS encoding low molecular weight protein-tyrosine-phosphatase, translated as MRVLFVCLGNICRSPTAEGVLRHKLREAGLAERIEVASAGTGEWHIGKAPDKRSQRAALRRGYDLSAQRARQVSSEDFARYDLILAMDESNLRNLKALQPAQGKAELDLFLRRYEAAVNEVPDPYYDGEQGFEQVLDLIEYASDRLVIELKGRL; from the coding sequence ATGCGGGTTCTGTTTGTCTGCCTGGGCAATATCTGCCGGTCGCCGACGGCGGAGGGCGTGTTGCGTCACAAGCTGCGCGAAGCGGGGTTGGCCGAGCGGATCGAAGTCGCCTCCGCGGGAACCGGCGAATGGCACATCGGCAAGGCGCCGGACAAGCGCAGCCAGCGTGCAGCCCTGCGGCGCGGTTATGACCTGTCGGCCCAGCGCGCCCGGCAGGTCAGCAGCGAGGACTTTGCCCGCTACGACCTGATCCTGGCGATGGACGAAAGCAACTTGCGCAACCTCAAGGCGCTGCAACCGGCGCAGGGCAAGGCCGAGCTGGATCTGTTCCTGCGGCGCTACGAGGCGGCGGTGAACGAGGTGCCGGATCCTTATTACGACGGCGAGCAGGGTTTCGAGCAGGTACTGGACCTGATCGAGTACGCCAGCGACCGGCTGGTGATCGAGCTGAAGGGGCGGCTATGA
- the murB gene encoding UDP-N-acetylmuramate dehydrogenase, translating into MSLHLQSGVSLKPFNSFGVDVRAQLFAEAHSDADVREALAYSAEHRLPLLVIGGGSNLLLTGDIQALVLRMSSRGIRLLSDDGQRVVVEAEAGETWHPFVLWTLEQGLSGLENLSLIPGTVGAAPMQNIGAYGVEIKDVFAGLTALDRQSGELRDFSLEECRFAYRDSLFKQQAGRWLILRVRFALARSQHLHLEYGPVCQRLSEQGIEHPTATDVSRAICSIRSEKLPDPAVLGNAGSFFKNPVVPAALAARIRQQHAGLVGYPQPDGQVKLAAGWLIEQAGWKGFREGDAGVHRLQSLVLVNHGQATGLQLLSLAQRIQKDIAERFQVELEMEPNLY; encoded by the coding sequence ATGAGCTTGCATCTGCAATCCGGGGTTTCCCTCAAGCCGTTCAACAGCTTCGGGGTCGATGTGCGTGCGCAGCTGTTCGCCGAAGCCCACAGCGACGCCGACGTGCGTGAGGCGCTGGCCTACTCGGCCGAGCATCGACTGCCGTTGCTGGTGATCGGTGGCGGCAGCAACCTGCTGCTGACCGGCGATATCCAGGCGCTGGTATTGCGCATGAGCAGCCGCGGCATACGCCTGCTGAGCGACGATGGCCAGCGGGTGGTGGTCGAGGCCGAGGCCGGCGAGACCTGGCATCCCTTCGTGCTGTGGACTCTGGAGCAGGGGCTGTCCGGCCTGGAAAACCTCAGCCTGATCCCGGGCACCGTGGGCGCTGCGCCGATGCAGAACATCGGCGCCTACGGGGTCGAGATCAAGGATGTGTTCGCCGGCCTGACCGCGCTGGACCGGCAGAGCGGCGAGCTGCGGGATTTCAGCCTGGAAGAATGCCGGTTCGCCTACCGCGACAGTCTGTTCAAGCAGCAGGCCGGTCGCTGGCTGATCCTGCGGGTGCGTTTCGCGTTGGCCCGCAGCCAGCACCTGCACCTGGAGTACGGCCCGGTGTGCCAGCGCTTGAGCGAGCAGGGCATCGAGCACCCGACCGCGACCGATGTCAGTCGCGCCATCTGTAGCATCCGCAGCGAAAAGCTGCCGGATCCGGCGGTGCTGGGCAATGCCGGCAGCTTCTTCAAGAATCCGGTGGTGCCCGCCGCCCTGGCGGCCCGGATTCGCCAGCAACATGCCGGGCTGGTGGGCTATCCCCAGCCGGACGGGCAAGTGAAGCTGGCGGCGGGCTGGCTGATCGAGCAGGCCGGCTGGAAAGGCTTTCGCGAGGGTGATGCCGGGGTTCATCGCCTGCAGTCGCTGGTGCTGGTCAATCATGGCCAGGCCACGGGCTTGCAGCTGTTGAGCCTGGCGCAAAGGATCCAGAAGGATATCGCCGAGCGCTTCCAGGTCGAGCTGGAGATGGAACCCAATCTCTATTGA
- a CDS encoding glutathione S-transferase family protein — protein MLKIWGRKNSSNVRKALWCAEELGLAYEAVDAGGAFGVVDTPAYRAMNPNGRIPLIEDDGFVLWESNTIVRYLAARHAAGTPWYPDDVQARASAEKWMDWTTSTFAEPFRHLFWGVLRTPAEQQDWEKIGAALKTCGELLAVVDQALAERPYLSGDTVGMGDIPLGSFIYAWFEMPIERPPLANLQSWYQRLQQRPAYRKAVMTALT, from the coding sequence ATGCTGAAGATCTGGGGTCGGAAAAACTCGTCGAACGTCAGGAAAGCGTTGTGGTGCGCCGAAGAACTCGGCCTGGCCTACGAGGCGGTGGATGCCGGTGGCGCCTTCGGCGTGGTGGATACGCCGGCGTATCGGGCGATGAATCCCAACGGCCGGATTCCGTTGATCGAGGACGACGGCTTCGTGCTGTGGGAATCCAACACCATCGTGCGTTATCTCGCCGCGCGCCATGCCGCCGGCACGCCTTGGTATCCGGACGATGTGCAGGCGCGGGCGTCGGCCGAGAAGTGGATGGACTGGACCACCTCGACCTTCGCCGAACCCTTCCGCCATCTGTTCTGGGGTGTGCTGCGTACGCCCGCGGAGCAGCAGGACTGGGAGAAGATCGGCGCGGCGCTGAAAACCTGCGGCGAATTGCTGGCGGTGGTCGACCAGGCGCTGGCCGAGCGACCTTACCTGTCCGGTGACACCGTCGGCATGGGCGACATCCCCCTGGGCAGTTTTATCTACGCCTGGTTCGAAATGCCCATCGAACGCCCGCCATTGGCTAATCTGCAATCCTGGTATCAACGCTTGCAGCAACGCCCGGCCTATCGCAAGGCGGTGATGACCGCGTTGACTTAA
- a CDS encoding DNA internalization-related competence protein ComEC/Rec2, with protein MRIAMLALATGLLTLRFLPVLPAFGWLVALVVLALMLLPFRSYPVALFLFGLVWACASAQRALDDRLSEPLDGQTRWLEGRVVGLPQQADGILRFELEDAQARRGPIPRRLRLAWYGGPPLHSGERWRLAVKLKRPLGLVNLQAFDHEAWLLAQRIGATGTVKDGQRLVATEGGWRARIRQRLLQVEAHGRGGGLAALVLGDGSGLSREDWRVLQDTGTVHLMVISGQHISLLAAVMYALVAGLARYGLWPMRWPWLPWACGLAFASALGYGLLAGFDVPVRRACVMVALVLIWRLRFRHLGAWWPFLLALNAVLLFEPLASLQPGFWLSFTAVAVLILVFGGRLGGWRWWQSWTRIQWLIAIGLCPVLLALGLPISLSGPLANLLAEPWISLLVLPPALLGTLFLAVPWLGEGLLWLAGGLLDLLFRGLGLLAARWPAWIAPDIPLWAWGISALGALLLLLPAGVPLRPLGWPMLLLMVFPPKNTLPYGLAQVWQLDVGQGLAVVIRTREHALLYDAGPRFGDSDLGERVVLPSLRKLGIERLDLMLLSHADADHAGGADAVLRGLPVARLLGGDPEGLPAHLSAQPCASGEQWQWDGVRFSLWQWSQARTGNQKSCVLQVEARGERLLLTGDIDAQAERALLDTPLAVRTHWLQAPHHGSRSSSSVALLKALAPSAVLISRGHGNGFGHPHPQVVERYRQQGTTLYDSARHGALQVMLGTYAEPVSLRAQRRFWRKWPLSP; from the coding sequence ATGCGTATCGCCATGCTGGCATTGGCAACGGGGTTGCTGACCCTGCGTTTCCTGCCGGTGCTGCCGGCCTTCGGATGGCTGGTCGCGCTGGTGGTCCTGGCCCTGATGCTGCTGCCGTTTCGCAGCTATCCCGTGGCCTTGTTCCTGTTCGGGCTGGTCTGGGCTTGCGCCAGCGCGCAACGCGCCCTGGATGATCGCCTGTCGGAACCGCTCGACGGCCAGACCCGCTGGCTCGAGGGCCGGGTCGTGGGGCTGCCGCAACAGGCCGACGGCATCCTGCGCTTCGAACTGGAAGACGCGCAGGCGCGGCGCGGGCCGATTCCCCGGCGCCTGCGCCTGGCCTGGTACGGCGGACCACCGCTGCACAGCGGCGAACGCTGGCGCCTGGCGGTGAAGCTCAAGCGGCCGCTCGGCCTGGTCAACCTGCAGGCCTTCGATCATGAGGCCTGGCTGCTGGCCCAGCGCATCGGTGCCACGGGGACGGTCAAGGATGGGCAGCGGCTGGTCGCCACCGAGGGCGGCTGGCGGGCACGCATTCGCCAGCGCTTGCTGCAAGTCGAGGCCCATGGGCGCGGCGGTGGCCTGGCGGCCCTGGTACTGGGCGACGGCTCGGGGCTCAGCCGGGAAGACTGGCGGGTGTTGCAGGATACGGGGACCGTGCACCTGATGGTGATATCCGGGCAGCACATCAGTTTGCTGGCTGCCGTGATGTACGCCCTGGTGGCCGGGCTGGCCCGTTATGGCCTGTGGCCCATGCGCTGGCCCTGGCTGCCCTGGGCGTGCGGGCTGGCCTTCGCCTCGGCCCTGGGCTATGGCCTGCTCGCGGGGTTCGACGTGCCGGTGCGCCGCGCCTGCGTGATGGTCGCCCTGGTGCTGATCTGGCGCCTGCGCTTTCGTCACCTGGGGGCCTGGTGGCCATTCCTGCTGGCGCTGAATGCCGTGCTGCTGTTCGAGCCGCTGGCCAGCCTGCAACCGGGATTCTGGTTGTCCTTTACCGCGGTGGCGGTGTTGATTCTGGTTTTTGGCGGGCGCCTGGGCGGCTGGCGCTGGTGGCAATCCTGGACCCGCATCCAGTGGCTGATCGCCATTGGCCTGTGCCCGGTACTGCTGGCGCTGGGGTTGCCCATCAGCCTCAGCGGGCCCCTGGCCAATCTGTTGGCGGAGCCTTGGATCAGCCTGTTGGTGCTGCCGCCGGCATTGCTCGGGACCTTGTTCCTGGCAGTGCCTTGGCTGGGCGAGGGGTTGTTGTGGCTGGCGGGCGGTTTGCTCGACCTGTTGTTCCGCGGCCTTGGCCTGCTGGCGGCTCGATGGCCCGCCTGGATAGCCCCGGACATACCGCTCTGGGCCTGGGGCATCAGCGCCCTGGGGGCCTTGCTGCTGTTGCTGCCCGCCGGTGTACCGCTGCGGCCGCTGGGCTGGCCGATGTTGCTGCTGATGGTGTTTCCACCGAAAAACACGCTGCCTTATGGCCTGGCGCAGGTCTGGCAACTGGATGTCGGGCAGGGGCTGGCGGTGGTGATTCGCACCCGGGAGCACGCACTGCTGTACGACGCCGGCCCGCGTTTCGGCGATTCCGACCTGGGGGAGCGCGTGGTGCTGCCGTCGTTGCGCAAGCTGGGCATCGAGCGCCTCGACCTGATGTTGCTCAGCCACGCCGATGCCGACCACGCCGGCGGGGCCGACGCTGTCCTGCGTGGGTTGCCAGTGGCCAGGCTGCTGGGCGGCGACCCCGAGGGCTTGCCGGCCCATCTGTCGGCGCAACCTTGTGCCAGCGGCGAGCAGTGGCAATGGGACGGCGTGCGCTTTTCCCTGTGGCAATGGTCGCAGGCGCGGACCGGCAACCAGAAATCCTGCGTGCTGCAGGTCGAAGCCAGGGGCGAGCGCCTGCTGCTGACCGGGGATATCGACGCCCAGGCCGAGCGCGCCCTGCTGGATACGCCGCTGGCCGTCCGGACCCACTGGCTGCAGGCACCGCACCATGGCAGCCGCAGTTCGTCGTCGGTGGCCCTGCTCAAGGCGCTGGCACCCTCGGCGGTGCTGATTTCCCGCGGGCATGGCAATGGTTTCGGGCATCCGCACCCGCAGGTCGTCGAACGTTATCGCCAGCAGGGCACCACGCTTTACGACAGCGCGCGGCATGGCGCGCTGCAAGTGATGCTGGGTACCTACGCCGAACCCGTGAGCCTGCGGGCGCAGCGGCGCTTTTGGCGCAAATGGCCACTATCTCCTTAA